GTTATATTCGTCGACTTAGTTCGCGCCAACACAATTCCGGCACCATTGACTAAGCgcggatttttcgtcaacacaaCCCTACCTAACACGACGATCAAatggaaattttcttttttttaaatatgatgaTTAAAacggaacagagggagtataagttattcacaagaaaaaaactaataagaaaaaataaatacaaaattGCGATATAACATATCGCACAACTTTCCTTATTCTCCGACAACATAGTAATTCCTCTCTAAACTCTAACATGAAAAACAAACATGATGACTGTCACAGAACACTATTCATGTATAAATTTTGATCACTcatcttttttgcaaaaaaaataacaaaaacaaaaaaacaaaaagatacCATATTATCAAAACGTGTTGTATCCTAAACATAAGCGTTAAGTTTTCACTCATCCTAGTCTAACCATTTTATAAATATTAGTggccaaaatttaaaaagtgCCAATCAATTTGTGACAAGTGTTTGGTAACAAAGAGAGTAGATAATTTagataaaattttcattttaacCGCTCAACTGCATGACATCGAAGCAAATTTCCTTTCAGTTACTATCCCTCTACAGGTATTGATTTTGCAGGCTATTCTttatgtacaaaaaaaaaacagtttttgGTAGCCAAAGTTGTAACCCCTAACTGATTGCGGCTAAAGTTAAAAAAGGGAGAGTATGATTTAATTTGACAAACTGAAGTGTGAAGAAGCGACATGAGAGCAGTTCTGAATATCCACAAACAACATAACCATAGTATATCAGCATTTGTTGTTTCAATTAAGTTGATGAAATCAGATACAAGTCATGAGTCAATTCACCAAGGAAGCAACATATAGAGACAGAGAGCAGCAAAGGAAGGAAGCCCTTGAGAATGGAATGGGGAAGAAGTTGCACTCCAATCGAATCCAAAAAAAAGAGGGATAATTAAGTCGTCtaatcattcattcattcattcacttGATGTGCAGGTCACACTGCAAGCACTAGTAGTTCTAGTACTAGAAGATCACCACCACCAGAATCAATCGATACTGCTGCTCCCACTAGCATACTAGCAATGTGATGGATCCGCCATTTACAAAAAGAGAAGGaattatccatccatccatccattggaCCGGTGGCCTAGATGTCGTCGTCTAGCtcgttcttctcttcctcctctgcaccatcttcatcttcttggtCGTCTTCATCAGTGCCTTTCTTGGGTGGCTGATCTACCTCCTGCTCGCCTGCGTTGCCACCAACATTGTTCTCCTGCCATCACAATATTGATCAATTGTTTGTCCagtaaaaaacggagggaggacCGGAGGGAAGgcaaagagaaaggaaaaaagagcaTACGTCGCTGCGCTCGCCATTGTGGTACTCGGCCTTGAGCTCTGCAGCCTTGTCCAAGTAAGGCTTCTTGTCCTCGTCAGACATGGATTTCCACCTCTCCCCTCCTTCCTTGGCGACAGCGGAGACGCTCTTGTTGTCAGGGTGCTCCGCCTTGTACTCCTTCCTGAAGTCACTCCTGCATATTAAGCATATCatacatcttcttcttcttcttcttccatggGAATGGAAGCCAAGGGAAGGGAAGGAATGTTTGTTACTTACATGAAGAGGAAAAAGGCGGTGGGTGGGCGCTTGCCCTTTTTGGCCCCCtcgccattgttgttgttgttcttgccgctcttcttcttgctcgccgccacctccacggcCTGCTCCACCACCTGAGCCTCTGTAAGCACAGATCATaggaagaagatgacgatgagAATCGCAGATTCGTAGGCagacaaagagagagagagaaatgagcAGCAACCTAGGCTGATGCGGATCTTGTCGTCGAGGCTGCAGTTGTGCATGTCGATGAGGACCACGGAGACGCTCTTGCCGCAAGCCTCGCTGCAAACCAAACCCAACTCACTCCCATGTTTGGATTGTATTGGAAATGCAAATGAAAGGGGGaaatcaaagaaaaaggaaacggACTGACCAGCGGGTGAAGGCGCTGCCGTCGCGCGCGCGCTTCAGGACGGCGGAATCCGTCGCCTCCACGCGCTTCCTCGTGCGTGCGCCGGATTTCCCCGCCATTACAGAGGAGATGAAAGGAGAGGAGGGCTAtggatttggaggagatggaggtTTGGCGGCGAGTCGGCGACCGCCACGCGCTTATATAATCGAATCGAATTGGGGGACCCAAATCCAATTTTATTTGCCCGCTCCCCGCTCGCGCGCAATCTCTTCTCTTGGATGCCGCGAAACAACATTCATTACTTGGCGCCACTCCAGCCGCTCATCTCGTCCGTTGAGCCTTCCATCTCGCTGGATCCGACGGTCCACAGTGCTCGCTGGGAATCAGGAGCTCCGCGCCCACCCAAATTCCCAAATCCATCCAAATTTCCAAATCCCCGCTTCGTTTTGGTTTGGAGCCAAACTGAAAGCATTTTCATTTTCAGGTCGGCTTTCCCTCCATCCCTCCTTTTCAGTTTAGTTTGGTTCCCTTTCAAGGCTTGCTAATATTATATTCTCAAGTGCACATCTTAAGCTATACCAATTTCATTTCTCGACACCACACAGCCACAAAACATCAATTCAACGGATTGGGATCACCTGCAGTAGGAATAGCGACCGCAAGTTAAACTACTGCATGCGATTACAGCCGTTCATTTTGGTGATGAATGGACCAGATTTTCCGCTACAGTATGACGCAAAAATATTGAATATTTCTTGCTACAGTGTTCTACAGTATCCGGATGCATGTGAACCGTTAGATTCGGATCTAACATGTGGCAGTGGACTGCATAAGTTGCAGTGATAGTACTAACTGCACATGATACAAATCCCAATTCAACACCAGCTGCTGTCAAtttcatttcttcatccaacgATCCAAACTCAAGGaactattccctccgtctcattttcATTGCAGCCATAATTTTCCGTGCACAACTTTAACTgtctgttttatttaaaaaaatttaaaaacataagttacgtataaagtattattcatgttttatcaactcataattataaaaataaataaataaaatagacgatcaaagttgagcgcggaaacttatggttgcagtTAAAATAGAACAAagggagtagtactactaccacTACAGCAATTCACCACAAATGCCACCCTTTTCACCAAACCACAAAAGGTATCTTCACACATATGTACACGGCTCATCTTTTTTCACTGGAATGTATAGTAGCAAAGCCATTTGGGTTAGTTTCCTGAGTACTTCTCATCCACAACTTAATACTCAGCTAAACTGTCTTATATTCAATGCAGTGCATCATGAACCCTAATTCAATCTTATTAACTTTAATTGAACATGAATATGAGCTAATCTTCACTAAGCAATAAAGATAAGAAGCTAAACAGATTAGATTAGGCTTATTTGACTCGAAATTGTTCATGTCGAACCAAGATGACACCGATGGCTTCTAATCACAAGGATGATGTGAATAAGGAATTGAGTAGGCTAAAGTTAAGCTCTAATACCACAATGTTGGAGTTCTAATTCAAGATCTTATTCTTTTAGCATATAAATAATCACCTTTCAATTacgaaaattaattctctgacTTGAGATGAAGCCATTAAAGCCGATGTCTGGTTTTGAAATAATTTCATTTAGAGgctaaaataatttttcatcaacttTATTTGGCTAAGAAGGCTTATAAACAAATTTCTTAACATTATAAGCATTAAAATTGACAGGATTTAGTTAAATTTGCTTTCGGCCTAGGGCTTCCGAAGCCGGCCCAAACTTGGGCCGGCCCGTCTTTGCGCGAGCCAAGTCAGTTCGACGGCTCGCAAGCCGAGCAACCGAGCGCGGCCCACATACGCGGCAATGGCCCGATGCACTTCCGTGGCCCATTGGGCTGCATAatcagcggcggcagcggccctACACGGGGCAAATCTGAACCGTCCGATCTGATGGACGGCTCCGATCGTCCCTGCGCCGGATGAAGCGCCGACCGGGAGAGaggagcaaaaccctagctcctaAATCCTTCTCTCCCGATCCCCTTTCTCTCCGGCGACGAGCTTTCTCTTCGGCGACGAGCGAGCGGAACGATGGCGAAGGCAGCGATGGTGGTCCAGCGAGCTGGTGCGTGTGGGTAGTGACGACCGCCGAGCGGCTCCTGCTTCACCGGCTGGGGGGCACCAAGCCATGCCACGGCATCGGCGGTCCGGCAAGGCGGGCGCGCAAACGGTGATGAGCGCCGAGCGGCCCAGATCTCGTCGGTAGGGCAACGCCAATGCCAACGCTTCTCGTCTCCGGCAAGGGACGGTGGAAGGGTGCTCCAGGACAGCGCACGCACGGGAAACTCGACGTGActgcgaggaggagaaggtgcgGTGGTGCCGCTTCCCAGAAAGCTCTGGTGAGCTTACAGGCTTCAAACCCGGTAAGTAACCTGAACCCTTAGCTTAATTGATTTCGATTTTGACTCTTAGGGTTCTTACCCGAAATTAGGGTTTTTCGAATTTGGAGAATTTTGTCAGGAAATTTCAATCTATTTTATTCCCTCTTTTTAAGTCTGGGGAGTTTTGATgaaacaattattattattattattattattattattattattattattattactattattattattattattattattattattattatatgggtattatctattatattattaaaacagctttgaaaggaggcaccacattcgctgtggaggctgaaaattcccacattactcggagaaaaagaaaaaaaagaaaagaagagtccaagtaaaagtacaatttaaaaatagctgaaattcggaattaaaaataagcaatattgaaagaagtttccatataagaaccaaatacaagattaatcaaaatttgaaataaaaataaaataaaatctaaaattagaaaaggaaaggagagttcaagtagaaatataatttaaaaatagctgaaattcggaattaaaaataagcaatattgaaagaagtttccatataagaacccactacgagattaattaaaattcgaaataaaaataaaataaaatctaaaattataaaaggaaaggagagtccaagtaggaatacaatttaaaaatagctaaaattcgaaattaaaaataaggaatattaaaagaagagttcatataagaaccaaatacgaaattaattaaaatttgaaataaaagtaaaaataaacccgaaattagcaaaagaaaataaaataagagttcaactaggaatacaatttaaaatttgctaaaattcagaattaaaaataagcaatattgaaagaagaacccatataagaacccaatacgagattaattaaaatttagactaaaaaaataaaataatatccaaaattataaaaattaaaagagatttcaagtaggaatacaattttgaaacaattgaaattgaaaataaaaaataaaaacattaaaacaaCACAATACAATAtcaactaaaattttttaaaaataaattctgaaattaggaaaagaaaaataagatttcaattaggaatacaatttataagtaactaaaatttgtgataaaaataaagactattgaacgaaaagaccatctaaaacatatgacgagataaattaagtaacatggctataaaggagtagagtggtggcggttgatatgacatataaaaattgttaataaaacaccaaatagaatcctaatgacgattaaaatgAGGGATGTCAGGCAtgccgtgaagcaaacaagtaaggcggttgccgggacttctaaaagtaaaaaaaaccccattgataatcatttcgatttttaaaatctcaataacaataaaaagaagaagcagcgtgcggggtgtataagagtatagttgtaGAGGCGCCGAtggttgatgggacttctagaaaataaaaaatgaattccaatgatagttatgttcaatttttagaatcataatgacaataaagagtaagCGGCGGACaggctgtagaggggcatagtggcatcgtttgatgggacttttaaaaattattaaaaataaaactacaagtccaaattttaaaggtttgtaacttttaaaaagtaaaaaaacgaatgataatcatgtttgattttaaaatctcaatgataataaagaagggaggcaacgagcgagccgtagaggagtataatggcaaagCCGTTGACGGTTTGGACTTTGGCGGggcttctagaaagtaaaaatgaacccatacgataattatgttcgatttttaaaatctcaatgacaataaagagaagagacacaGTGGACGGGTCGTAGAagagtataatggcaacatttgacgggacatctagaaattataaaaacgaaacccaacgtgacaataaactctaaaaactataaaatacattttttaaagGTTCCGAGAAGAATGGATTGAAATAGTGGTAGAATATAGATTGTCCCAAAGATGcaaaattgttttcttttttctttttattctaactcgaaaaagaagaagaggaaaaaattgCAATGGATTTAAAACTAGAACTTATTCTTACGTAAATCCATTGGGAGATGCTTCTCTAGAGTGTCCCATATCTGTTTTCCATCTTGCATACGAAAACTGTCAATTCTCATCAGATCTTCTTCCGTCTTACTCAAAAGGTCCAATAGTGTATGAATATTAGCCCTTTTGAGATAATTATACGTTCTAGAAGGCAGTTCTAATTGatcaataaaaatacaattcaatggaattctttttttgtttttctttagatCAGTTAATCTTTTTTGAAAGCTTAAAAGGGGGAAGTAAacctgtttttattttcttggaaacgaaaaaaaataaagaaggagatgacataagaggtagcaactggtgtgacttttaaaactactccatccgtttcgaaatgtttgacaacgttgactttttagcacatgtttgaccgttcgtcttattcaaaaacttttgtgagatatgtaaaattatatgcctacacaaaaatatatttaacaatgaatcaaatgataggaaaagaattaataagtacttaaattttttgaataagacgaacggtcaaacatgtgataaaaagtcaacggcatcaaacatttcgaaacgaagagagtatataattagaaacacgaggatgataaggtttggtctttcaaagtttTAAGACAATGAGacagctatttaataaattttaagtgaaatcatattttaaaaaaatatatgatctagtttgatatatatatgggtttattttaaaatttttattattattatgagtAGTTAATTACaataaaaggggaaaaaagagagaagggaaaagGCAACggcagaagagaagagaagaggcgGGATCTGGATTGTGGAGATCGAGGATGGTGAAGACGGTGGTCGGCGACGAGGCGCAGGTCAAGGCATCGGAGGAAACCCTCTCCGCTTCCACCTCTCCAGCTCAGGTTTACCCTACTCTCTCATCGCCGGCAGCCGCAGCCATGGCCAGATTCATCTTGATCTTGATCGCAGGTGGGGCTCGTCGTCGGCAAGCTCAGCGCCTCTTCCGACCGTGCCCTCGCCTACTCCCTCATCCCCACGCCGCCCACCGATTCCGGCGCTCCCGCTTGCTCCCTCCTCCGCGCCAAGCCCGCCGCCAAAGCTGCCTCTTCCGGCGCGTCCTCGTCGCTCGACTTCGATGTCGACTGGCTCGCCGAGCACGCGCGCCAGGTACTAACTAACGTTCCTTCCCAACCTAGCTAAGCTACCTCATCACAATGCCAAATCCTTTTATTGTCTTCCTCCTATATCAGATGCACAAAcccaatattttcatatatcaaAATCTGATGTAACAATCACAACCCCCATAATAGTATTGCAAATCGGAACCCCCTTAGTCTCTCTCACTCATGAACTTTACGTGGGTAAGATGCGAGCCCCCTTTTCCCTATTTTGTCTTGGAAACATCTGAATACATACCTTCTATCAATCACAGGTCTCGAGGATGCTTCTTGGAGGAATGACCGTCATAGGTATTTACATATGGGCGTCAGAAGCTTCATTCAAAGCGACTTCCCCTGCTGTTTTATCACAGGTACCAACCTTCTCCTTCCATTGATAATATGGGTTTTGGGAGTCAGGTTTCATCTTTATATCAtgccattttcttttgttttcgcATCCAcgccttttttttcccaatgaTGCCTTGTAATGTGGCATGGACCTGTAATGTAAAGGATAGTTTGCTTCTCCTATTTTCCAGGTTCTTAGAGCTGTTTCTCAGGTAGCTCCTTTGTATGGCACTGGTGTTGATGAGAGGCTGCTCATTCATATTTCTTACAGCCCAAGAAGGTGCTCCACTATTTATTTTTTGCGGCTATTGCATTCTTACCCCTACTTTGAAGttcaattgtgattttaccctCGTTTTTTAGGGTTTGTATTTTTACccttgtttttttattgaaatgaAGAATAGATTTGCCCCTACTTTGGATGGCTGTGTTAACGGTGTTAAGTCGAGTACCAAAAGACATTTATATCCTTGCTTCTATTGCAGATTTTCTCTTACTTCTGAACAAACAATTGTGTTTTTACCCCTTATACATGAAACTTGGAActaactgtcgaaacaagatttcggcaatataaaggggtagcgcacgagacctaaaagtggatggatgcggagacaaggatttagacaggttcaggccctctcaatgagaggtaataccctaatcctgtttgaggatttgaatccgccggatgtagtattgatctgacgatctggTTGTGaatcatgccccctagagggcctcctgcccaccttatataggatggggggcaggattacaagatagaaaccttaaccaatacggtatcggtttcctaaatctactttacaatattatcaaaccaggattttaggccgttccataatatacaaggaaacataatacccaagtcatgatccgttacatatttcatagatataagttatcccctataaccagtcagATAAccgggtatggggtacccataatctccacactaaCTTGTACACAACGTTTTCTTGACTAATCTCTTGTCATCTCGCGATGCGGCTACATCCTGCTCATGTGCTCCACTCCAAGCCGTATTTGCCGGTCCAAATGCTTCTCTAACTGCAAAACCATGTTGATACATACATCAATATTATAGTTTGTTTGTTCTTAAGATTAATCAAGATGTGCACACAAGAAAGTATGtttggaagaaaaagagaacaaaTAGCAGCTGGAAGACTGAAGAAGTAGGAGGCTTACTCTGCACGCGTCGACGACCGGCCACCGTGGCCTGCTTCTTGCGCCGCCGCGAGTCACCACTGCAAATTGCTGCTAGCGTCGGGGAGATGTCGCTGCTGCCTTCTGCTcgtgaagccgccgccgcgccctgctGCTTGCATCGAGGTGCGCTTACCTGCTTCTCGTGACACCGCGCCGAGGAGCGGCCGCTGGGGCTTGCTGCTCGCGTCGAGGCACGCTGAGAAGCCGCCGCTGTTGCCTGCTGCTTGCGTTGTCGAGCCAGCTCGCCggagccgcctccgccacctgcTCTTTCTCCCCTAGAGTTTGGGGATTCCTTGGTGTGGGATAACAAATCTGACCAAACATATTTACTCAAGGGTAGATTGGGAATCCCATATTTCCTaaatattttttcccttttcattTATATTTCTTTAACTTGATATTGTGGGACCACCAAACTACCGTTTAAAGTAGGGGCAAACAGTGACTTCGTTTAGAAAAAAACAGGGGTAAAtatgcaaaccctaaaaagtaagggcaaaatcacaattgaGATTGAAAGTGGGGGTACAAATACAATTCTCCCTTATTTTTTCCTACATTACTTTGGTTCCTTCTTTAACTGTCCATGTTCTAGAACCATGAGCTAGAAAATCACTTTTTTCTTTAACTAGTACCATTTCTACTTTCTtagttcttcttttttccttttgcttcATGTGGTTCAGCTTGCGTTCTGTCTATAGCCTACCCCAACTTGGTTGGGCCTAAAGCCTGATGATTTTATTGTACTTTGTATTCTTCTCCAAGTAAGTTATATGGGGTCAGTTGTCCGCTTAGCACTTGAATCAAGCTTTATCACTTGGTGAGCCTGGTCGTCACCAAATCAGTTGACATAAATGAAAATTTAGTGTAGTTCAGTGTTATGGTGGTTCTGGTATTACAATTCTCCTTCTTTTGTATGCCAACTGATGATGCTGCTCTTCAAATTCTGCCCTGCTCAACTGCATTTTGAGTTAagctattatattttaggataaattctCAGTACATGCTGACATGCACACCTCATAatacaaaatgaaaattttgatgtgttaCAGGTGGGCCTGTCGTATATGTGATATGAGCTCAGGACGTTTAAGGCCATGTGACTTCAAGTATAGTAAACTATTAGCTTCTCTTCAAACTTTCAGATGCACATATAATTTTGAGATAAGGTACTGCTTTTTGAATTCTGACGCATCCTTAGATCCAACAATTCTTGTCTACTTTATGTCACAGAGCTAGAAAAACACCATTCGATGAAGTGTTCTGGACTATCAAACATTAAAGatacataaaaaatcaactatGCATATCAGTTTTAATGTGTCACATGCACTTTAGTTAATCCATGCATTTGGCAATAGTACATTTCCCTGTATTGCAATGAGATCCCTTCTGTCACATTCTGACTGATGACATACAATTTGCATTGCATACTGCCATAGACTGCCAGTTGTTCAAGCTGAGCCTTTTAAGAAGGTTATTTCGAAGGCAATCAGTCATCTCACGAAGCAAGTGCAGAATGCCAAAGCTTTGATTGATGGAGTCCTGGTATTTACACAACTTCTTAGCCCTTATTCAGCTggagaagtgaaaaaaaagatactatgaGTCAGAATAATTTGCATTGTCTTAGAATTTTGGAGTCCTCTAGTTTTGTTTGTGCTTGACATCCTCTCATAGTTATAATGTATTTTCAACTAGTTTTTGGATGGCATGGACAACACTTTGGAGGGGCCACATAACGTTGAATTTCTTGTGCCTTTCAAGAACAATTTGCCTGCCGAAGGTGCCCTAGCTAATGCTATTTCCTATTATATGGGATGATCAGTTTCTCTTTATGTCATTATGGGAGCCTTATGGTAAATGCTTGCACTAAAGAGTGCAGTTTAGAGGGTGTTGCTGGGCTACTTCTCTTTGCTGGATCTGTCAGCGCCTTGGCATACCTGGGCCCAAAAGAGTCCATTGCAGAAGTTATATCTGATCTAAAGGTAGTTATAATATACTAATTTCCATTATTTATCACTGCACCTTGTCACTTTTTCCCATGATGGACTAGCCAGAACTTTATAACCACCTTCACATGCTAAGCTTCTATGATTGAATCTGATTGATTATCAAGGAAGTGGATATGCATTTAGTGGTGAAAATGTGAGCAAGCTCTTCAGTTAGGATTTCAGCACTGGATTGGGAATTTCAAGAATCTGAtcctggaaaaaaaatactgaaacTTGAGTTGTGACTGTAATGTAGCTACATGTCTTGAGTTAAGGAGCTTTATGGCTACTGGAATTTTGATTCTgaggtataatttttttaaagatgggATTCCCTTATATGGTACTGAATAGTGAATAATGTCCAAAGGGTTCATATCATGAATCTCCCTTGCATTGGTTGATTTCTAGTCCCAACCATCGTTTTATAGAACTACTCGAACACTTGTCGCTGTTCAGCAAACTAATTAGTGCTTTGTGCTGTCTGTCGACCTGTGCGTATTCAGCTGGACATCATCACAAGCCTGAGAAGCAGATTGGACATCATACTAGATGAGGCAGATGATGACTCTACTACTAACAATTTGGAGAATTCACTGTCTCAGAAGGCCACTCAAGTTGTTTTTCATGAGTTGAGGTACTTCATATTTTCCATGGGACATTTATATTTTGGAGTGAATCAAAGTACACAAACCATGTCTTACATTTTCAAGAAGTCAGGCCTGTTTGGTGTTATGGTCCAATGGAACATATCTTGATGATATTAAATTAAAGCATTAAGCTTTCCTGTATTTACAATAGATAGAACAACAAATATGTTGCCACTTAGTCTGTTGTTTTCTTCATGATCTTTGCAATGTTTTATGCAGCTGATTACATCCTTCTTTTCGCATACAGAGCACCTTACAGTTTTCCATTCCCTAGTAGAATTCTGATACCTTGGTTGGCTGGCTCCTATATTTGTGACTACTTGCAACAATCAGAAACAATGGAGGTATTTGTTTTTTCGTGTAGCTAATCTGAATGCACAAGGGGCCTTTTAATTGTCTTAATTGTCAAAGCCTACTAGTAATATTCCAATTCTTCTAGAACACATTATTcttatatagtactccctccgtctcataatataaggtatttcgccttcaaatttatcccaaaacatAAGGGATTTTAGGATTCAGAGTCAATACTTTATTCTCCACTTACCAACTTTTATGCActctagggtgtgtttagttcatgacaaaattggaagtttgattgaaattggaacgatgtgatggaaaagttggaagtttatgtgtgtaggaaagttttgatgtgatggaaaagttagaagtttgaagaaaaagttgggaactaaaccagacccTACTTTATTCTCCACCATCCACTTTTATACTAGTTTATTCCCCAATCTACCAACTTTTATACTATTTTATTCTTTCACCTCTCACCTTTTGTACTATCACGTCATTTCACTACTTCCTTAATTTTTACCAAAAATTacataatcccttatattatgggatggaggaagtagtattcTATATGTTGTTTGCTGGTTGGTTTGTGGTATGTTAGTTTGTCTAACATATCCATGATCGGCTAGAAtaaatgataaggtttggtttgGCTGCTTGACACCCTTATGTGTGACATGTGCAGGATGCCATGGAGCGCTGCAAGGAAGTGATGTCGCTTGAAGCAGATATGGGAAACTATTCGATCGTAGAACCAGAAAGTGCATCGGCTGCGACGCTAGGATCGTTTTGGGATGTGGTCCCTGGAGCTTTGTCAAAAGCGCCTTCAGAGCCTGGTCTGAAAGAGATGAACTCTGGACAGAATGGCTCGAGGAAGACGCATGGCAGCAGTTTCAGCATTCTAATGGCGTTTGTAGTTCTACTGATTGCCGTGTTGGTTGGATGCATATTCACATTGTCTGCCACCTTGAAGACCTGATCATGTCAAATCGACCGATATGGCATATTTTCTGTTTTGTCCAGAAAGAATTAACTCCTGGAGtatgatgaagaaaatagtgGACGTCTAGATCGCTAAAAATCTGGTATTTCTTGTGCGGTGTTC
The Oryza glaberrima chromosome 8, OglaRS2, whole genome shotgun sequence DNA segment above includes these coding regions:
- the LOC127782498 gene encoding high mobility group B protein 7-like: MAGKSGARTRKRVEATDSAVLKRARDGSAFTRCEACGKSVSVVLIDMHNCSLDDKIRISLEAQVVEQAVEVAASKKKSGKNNNNNGEGAKKGKRPPTAFFLFMSDFRKEYKAEHPDNKSVSAVAKEGGERWKSMSDEDKKPYLDKAAELKAEYHNGERSDENNVGGNAGEQEVDQPPKKGTDEDDQEDEDGAEEEEKNELDDDI
- the LOC127782393 gene encoding uncharacterized protein LOC127782393 isoform X4, whose amino-acid sequence is MVKTVVGDEAQVKASEETLSASTSPAQVGLVVGKLSASSDRALAYSLIPTPPTDSGAPACSLLRAKPAAKAASSGASSSLDFDVDWLAEHARQVSRMLLGGMTVIGIYIWASEASFKATSPAVLSQVLRAVSQVAPLYGTGVDERLLIHISYSPRRWACRICDMSSGRLRPCDFKYSKLLASLQTFRCTYNFEIRLPVVQAEPFKKVISKAISHLTKQVQNAKALIDGVLFLDGMDNTLEGPHNVEFLVPFKNNLPAEECSLEGVAGLLLFAGSVSALAYLGPKESIAEVISDLKLDIITSLRSRLDIILDEADDDSTTNNLENSLSQKATQVVFHELS
- the LOC127782393 gene encoding uncharacterized protein LOC127782393 isoform X1, giving the protein MVKTVVGDEAQVKASEETLSASTSPAQVGLVVGKLSASSDRALAYSLIPTPPTDSGAPACSLLRAKPAAKAASSGASSSLDFDVDWLAEHARQVSRMLLGGMTVIGIYIWASEASFKATSPAVLSQVLRAVSQVAPLYGTGVDERLLIHISYSPRRWACRICDMSSGRLRPCDFKYSKLLASLQTFRCTYNFEIRLPVVQAEPFKKVISKAISHLTKQVQNAKALIDGVLFLDGMDNTLEGPHNVEFLVPFKNNLPAEECSLEGVAGLLLFAGSVSALAYLGPKESIAEVISDLKLDIITSLRSRLDIILDEADDDSTTNNLENSLSQKATQVVFHELRAPYSFPFPSRILIPWLAGSYICDYLQQSETMEDAMERCKEVMSLEADMGNYSIVEPESASAATLGSFWDVVPGALSKAPSEPGLKEMNSGQNGSRKTHGSSFSILMAFVVLLIAVLVGCIFTLSATLKT
- the LOC127782393 gene encoding uncharacterized protein LOC127782393 isoform X2, encoding MVKTVVGDEAQVKASEETLSASTSPAQVGLVVGKLSASSDRALAYSLIPTPPTDSGAPACSLLRAKPAAKAASSGASSSLDFDVDWLAEHARQVSRMLLGGMTVIGIYIWASEASFKATSPAVLSQVLRAVSQVAPLYGTGVDERLLIHISYSPRRWACRICDMSSGRLRPCDFKYSKLLASLQTFRCTYNFEIRLPVVQAEPFKKVISKAISHLTKQVQNAKALIDGVLLDIITSLRSRLDIILDEADDDSTTNNLENSLSQKATQVVFHELRAPYSFPFPSRILIPWLAGSYICDYLQQSETMEDAMERCKEVMSLEADMGNYSIVEPESASAATLGSFWDVVPGALSKAPSEPGLKEMNSGQNGSRKTHGSSFSILMAFVVLLIAVLVGCIFTLSATLKT
- the LOC127782393 gene encoding uncharacterized protein LOC127782393 isoform X3; this translates as MVKTVVGDEAQVKASEETLSASTSPAQVGLVVGKLSASSDRALAYSLIPTPPTDSGAPACSLLRAKPAAKAASSGASSSLDFDVDWLAEHARQVSRMLLGGMTVIGIYIWASEASFKATSPAVLSQVLRAVSQVAPLYGTGVDERLLIHISYSPRRWACRICDMSSGRLRPCDFKYSKLLASLQTFRCTYNFEIRLPVVQAEPFKKVISKAISHLTKQVQNAKALIDGVLFLDGMDNTLEGPHNVEFLVPFKNNLPAEECSLEGVAGLLLFAGSVSALAYLGPKESIAEVISDLKLDIITSLRSRLDIILDEADDDSTTNNLENSLSQKATQVVFHELRMPWSAARK